TGACCTTTTTAACTCTCCCAATCACTTCATAGTTccattttcccccctcttttagTCTTAAGGTTATTGCCACTATCTATTCCTGCTGTGCAATTACTGCACGGCTGGAACGCATCCCGAACATTTTCATGTTCGTGTAAAATCCATTGACCTACATGTCTTTGAATAgtcgggggggaaaaaagactaaAGAGAAGCATGTGCAGAGACCTACTTTTGAGTGAATATCCACACATTTCCCTGTAATTAACCCAGACATATTTGGGATCTTTCCAAACCGCTCCAGTGTGACGAGACTTTAAAGAAAGTTCTGCAAGCTGTAATTTTGCTAGCCTGTGCAACATTAGCTTGTAATGATAGACCTCAGTTTATTTAGGCACTGGGTATACATTATGCAAATAATGCATCTTGGCTTTGCTGTGATATTGGTTTAAGTTCCTTTTCATCTTAATTATTTCCTTAGGAGATTCTCGGTAGTTTATGGCAGCATATCCTTTATTATTTGTTGTATTCATACTGGGGTTACATAACTGATCAGATGTGAACAGATATGGGAGGCTTGAACCAATGACATTGCAGAGTTCAGGGTTTTCCGCTTCAGCCCTGACTGGTTGCTTTGTGTTAGTTATGAAACTGTCTCTTTCACTCCTTTGTTTGATCTGAGCGTTGCCTTTTCCATCTACCTGCTTCTCAGTTGAAACATTTTCACCATCTCTGAGTATTTTAGGCCTCTGGCAATACTCGCGGTGGAGAGGAGCTGTGGTGGATTAACGTTCCTGTTGGACAACCATGAATTGAGGTGTTTAACTTGTCCCGTCATCAGGGAAAACCTGTCAGTGTGCGGATCTCGCTGGTGGCTGCGCTGCGTTCTCCTCAacatcctgctcttcctgctgctcttcttcctcaccaCCCCCGCCATCATTGTCAACACAATGGACAAGTTCAATGTCACGCGGCCTGTGGAGAGTTTGCGGGTCAGAGCTCCAGAGTTCCCGTGATTCAATTTGAACAGTAAGCTTGTTTTAGGATCAGTAATTATTAACTGTTGTGTCCGCTCCAGAGCCCAGTTATTACCCAGTTCTTGCCAACCCTTCTGCTGTGGGCGATGTCGGTGCTCCTGCCCTTCATCGTCTACTACTCCGCCTTCTTTGAATCCCACTGGACCAGGTACGAATCCACCAGCAGCCTTGTCTGACACTGAAATGTGGGACCTCTCTTCCCCTCGACTCCTCACATTTGCTTTCCTCCATTGCAATTCTGTCTCTTACTCTCCAGCCTGTTAGtccccccctcttccttctgtCACTCTCCGTGCACTGTTATTCTGGGCAGGTTGTCATAGAGACCTCCATGTGAGTATAATGATATGCGCAGTAGTCACCAcgcgctgctctgctgcacattagcgggaggaggagcaggacagccATGCATCGGAAAGAAACCTTGCGCGGCACCTCTGAGCACCATTTTCTTTACATAAGCACCCCCACAACGTGTTGTGCAGGCGTGATGTGCGAAGGACCAAATGCAAATCAACCGCTAACCGAAGTGTAAAGCGTAGCTCATGCTAATGAACCCAACAGTCAGTCAGAGCGGCTGACTTCACTTTATTTTACACAGAGAACTGATCTGTTTGAAGGTCGCCGTCTGGTTAGAACTGAATTACATCGGTAATCTCTCATTGAACCCCCTCAGGTCTGGAGAGAATCAAGTAACAATGCACAAGTGTTTCTTACTGCTGATCTTCATGGTCATCATTCTGCCCTCGCTTGGGCTGACCAGGTACAGTgggtggaaatgaaaaaaacagaAGCTGTTATGTCTTTTGTCCTCTTAATTTTTGAGAGTGCCTCTGTTTTAACTCTGTAGCCTGGATTTGTTCTTCACGTGGCTCTTTGATATCAACTTCCTAGATGAGAAGGATGTCAAATTCCAGTAAGAATCCTCTGAATTTTGTTTTGAATATATTCAATGTACAGATTCAGCACTCATCACGGGTTTTATTGCTTTCTATCccaggtgtgtgtttcttcctgACAATGGTGCTTTTTTTGTAAACTACGTGATCACATCCAGCCTGATCGGCACCTCTATGGAGCTGCTCCGCATCCCGGCGCTGTCGGTGTACACGCTCCGCCTCTGCTTTGCCAAGTCCCAAGCTGAACGCATTCACATAAAGCGGGTAAGCCGAGCCCTCCCTGTCACGTGTTCGTGCCAGGCTCAGGAGATTGCGTTcaggtctgaggtgtgtttgtgttttcacctGCAGAGCCAAGCCTATGAGTTCCAGTTTGGCCTGGAGTACGCCTGGACCATGTGCATCTTTGCCGTCAGTGTGACCTACAGCATCACATGTCCCATTATTACACCGTTTGGTGAGCAGAGACCCCGAATCCATCCCACCTCCTCACCccgtttacgtgtgtgtgtgtgtgtgtgtgtgtttgtgtgtgtgtgtgtgtgtgtgtgtgtgtgtgtcttccaaCTGCGGTCtccgctcctctgctgcctgccagTCTGATGCCGACTGTGTAAATTTACAGCTGTGGCCTCAGACACCCAGACACGCTCAGGTCTGAGCCAGACACCCACTCTACTCCTGTTTCTGCCCAGAGCTCCAAAACTTTCTGTTTACCTCTGGTCCAAATGGGCCCTTTCATAAATAACACCCTGCTTTGTGTTTGcgtttctgtctctctgcacaCTGAAATTTTCGGCGTTATTGTTCCAAAGTAAGATTCTTCATTTttgcagcacagcaggagaaaCATATTATTAAGAGTAAAtcgtttgggttttttttggaataCTTTATTATACATTACTGTAGATGTCAGTCTTTGTCCTTGGGAGGCCAGTCCTCCTCGTTAAGGATCACATTTATGGTGTTTAGGAAGatatttcacaataaaagttGGAGCCTGAGATAGGAGGCACAGCCAGACactcctgtttgtttgtgttgtaaAATATGTCAAAACACAATCATGAACTATTACTGCAGAGTCGTGCTTTTTGTCGTGTCAGGTGCCAATTGTGCGTTGAGCGTGTGTCTTGTTCTCCCTCCAGGTCTGCTCTATGTGATCCTCAAACATATGGTCGACCGATACAACATGTACTACGCGTACGTCCCCACCAAACTCAGCCAGCGCATCCACAGAGCGGCCATCAGCCAGGTGATGGTGGCTCCCGTCCTCTGCATGTTCTGGCTACTCTTCTTCTCCGTGCTCCGATTAGGTACGTCCtcactcctccttctctcctgctgTGTCTGTAAACATCGTTGAGTCATGTGTGGAATCCTCTCGCGATCTCCTCATGGCAGGGCTGCTGCATCCCATCACCCTCTTCAACTCCGTTTCCCTGCTGGCCTCGATTGCGTTGTCTCTCGTCGGCCTGTGCCTTAGAAAACAACCCCACAAGTCAATGAGCTACCAGGTCGGCTCCGCCACAGTGAAATAAAGTGGAGCTGAGCATGAACGCTCTaagagaattatttttttgtttgttttagatgTCTGGTCAGCCGGCAGAGGGGACATTCACCGATGCAGACAGGAGCACCACGCCATCAACCACTCCCTCTAATGTAGCGTATCACAATTCCTGCCTTCAGATAGTTTTAAGAAAATctgatttttcatttcaattatAGATATTTTTTCCACATGCTTTCctatgtttgtttttatctctctgaaaaatgttcttttttttcctccaataaaTGATGATATGCTAACTTCCTCCCTCAGTTGTTTGTGGCTTCTGTGCTGCTGGAACCAGAGCTGGCTTTGACCCCTATGCCCTCCCCGGCCCACCACGGTTACGGCGCCATGGCCAGATCACGGAGTTCCAGCCATGGCCGGGTGGAGGACATCGAGTGCGAGGATGAACACTCCCAGACCCATGAGACTGAGCTCCAAGAGCCTATGGACCCCGAATGCTCCAGTCCGCTGATGGACAGCCCTGTCAAATACCAGTAAGGTCGTCTTCGCTCCTTCGTCCTTCGTCCTTCACTGGGGAGGTTTGCTAAATATTGGAATGCACCATTTTTCCCTGCTGACCTCACTCCCACTTTGCTGCCTCGCACTGTAGAACTTGTATGAGATGAACCCAAACAATAACGGAGCTTCAGAGTAGAACAGGATGCTGAAATGGACAGAGGACAGTGGTGTTAAATGTCTGCACTGTCCTGCTAGAAGGTGGACCCACTCTTGATGATCTCACTGAAACCTTGAGGCAGGTTCTTCTGGGGCTACACTTTCAAAGTCCAAAGCGATGAAGGCAACCGATGTGCGTTGACTCTGGTATTCTGTCCCTGCTGCGCCACTTGGACAAGACTGAAGGCAACAGTTCGCATCGGAGTGGTGTGAGAAGGTCCGCCACCCCCCAGCAGACCGACAGGGCGCTCCGGGCACGGAAGGCAACGCTGGCTGGGGGGGCAAGGAGGGTGAGGGCAGCGACTTGTGAAGCCATCTGCAGTGAGAGAGCAGACAGACGGAGCATCCGAATGCAAAGCAGAGATGTACTGTACGCTCTGTGCCAAAGTACACACAAAGACTTGGACTCTACCTGAAGCTCCCTCTAACTCTGTCCATCGGAAGTTGCTATTTTTGCTACAGTAATTTTGGTGTTGTTGATATTGTGCTTCGTGCTGGAGTTGGGGGGGTTGACTATATATCTCCTGTGAGTTTCTTTaataatttatttcaaaatgaatgtgtgtatcCTTGTTGATGCTATGTAGTGTGGAGTCTTGGGGAGTGAGGATATTAGGATGGGTGGTGACAACTTCGGAGGTTTTAAAGTAAGAGTTGAAACTGGGTTTCTGTTAAGGGAGGGTTATGTTACATCAGtaagagtcctcacaaaggtagacgtacaaatgtgtgtgtgaatgggtttTCTTGACGATTCAGTGAAAtggttttcatttctttacagTAAATAGGAAGCTACAGCCAACAGTAAGTTACTTATTCAGTTCAGCACGAAGATagacatggattttttttttaaacctatGAGGCTCAATAAAATGATGCACTTTGGAATTGTCGCGctgaaaaaaaattccaaaCTTGCTTCCTGTCCCGGTGTTAAACTAAGCTACCAGACACTAGCAGTGGTGTTTCTTCATTTGAAAACGTACTGCTGGGCATGGCTATGAGACACGTACGATGAGGGGGCAAAAAGAAGCACATAACATCAAACATGATtccactgatttaaaaaaatgtggcTAATAGTGCTAAAATCCCAGAGAAGCCATCATACAACAAATGCGTGTTTATGTGTCCAGTGTCGATCAGATCAGGCTGGTCCGGTGACAATGTTGTAACTGTGTGATGCGTTCGTGTCCTAAACTTCACATCTCTTCTGTTTAACAGTCTGTGTagggttttctgtttttattccttgATGAACGGAGCAGAATGCAGCTCATCCGCAGGTAGTTTCTTGGTCTCTCTGTGCCTTGTACTAACGTGACAATCCGGCATGGCCTGAAATATGCTGCATGGAGTATGAGCGACAAAAACCGACATATGTGTCTATATAGGAGGcgtttcagcttttttttaaaggttgttAGGCGTATCAAGCATTAAAGACAGCACACAACTGTTCTGGCCTGGCTGCTCTGTGGCTACATTTGTGTGTCCAAGCTCACTTTGGAGGCGAAAGGTCATTGTTTATCGGTCATTTATCGGGCTTTATATGTCCTTCCTGTTTGAACACACTGGTTGATCGATTCGCCTGCAGCTACAGTGAATTTATGGCCGAGTTGAATGGTCTTAATGTCACCATTGTTGCATTAAACTAAATACAATTTCTATAATTGACCAGAAATCTAAATATCAAACAGTAAAATGGCCATTCAAGAATGGATTGTGCGTATTCATGTTCATGTAtcctgctgtgtgtctgtgtaaacTGTCATTTTGGTCGTCTCAGCAGGATCTTCCCAGATGCGTccccttttccctctcctggTTATGGAATAAGTATATGTTCTGTTCGATCAGTCTGctttaaatgtgggtttttcCATCCCTCAAAGACAGCTTTTGAGGTCGACCTTTGACTTCTCAGTCTGACAACAGTGGAGGGACGTGATCCGAAATTAAAATGAACTCGGCTGAGTGTCTGCTGTGGTCTCCGGTGGTTTGTGCAGGAGTGAATGTGAGCGCTGTGCCTCCGGGAAATGTGAAGCATATACTTCATGGCATAAAAGAGTTGCCTGTTTACAGCAAATGCTAAAGGGTTCCCTTTAAAGGAAAATTTGAAATTCTGTTGAAGTTACTAACAAATCTTTCTGACACTAAATTAGCTTCATTTAGCGAAAACCAAGCGAGGTAAAATCAGACAAACTACTCACTCTGTCCAGAAATGGGCATCAATGCAATGTTTGACTCTTACACAGAGAACTAATCAGATTTTCACATTAATGAGTGGCCTTTACAGAAACCACTGTTCTGTTTATCCCCCAACCACATCTGAAGGTGAATGTTTATGCAAGGGGTACATGCACTTCCAACCAAATGGAACGCAATTTTCTTTCCCAGAAACCATCTCGCATGTCCAGAATTGATGCAGTCATCTAATTTCCTGTCGCAAAATCTATTctacaagaaaaagaaaagaagaattgACCTGCCATGCCTGACATTAAAAGCCCAGGATGCTTCTTTGTTGCTATGGGTTACGAGGGGAAGTGGAAAAATCCCTGACATTTTCACCTATCGCCTGTAGCAACTGCTCTGAGCCACTCGACGGAAAAGGTGAATTCCTCTGGATGTGTGGCTCATTTCTCCTGATTATTTAGAAATGATCAACACTGCAGCCCTGAGACACTCAACCTCCCACATGGGTTACATTCCGAATACAAATGTACTGAATTTATTTGTTGAACACTCAACCATGTACAAGTTTGATCAAACACTTGTAGGAATGTCTTGAACTGGTCCTCTTGAAGAAtaaatggaaggaaaaaaagcttgTTGTTAAGCTTAGCAATAGTAGGAGTGAATAACATACAGGGTTTAGAGTTGTGACAGATTATTACTACATTACATGCATCTATTCAGGGCACCTGCTGTTAGAAAACATCTTTGAAGTGATCGCCACTTACACTACTAGTGAATGTGTTGCCGACGGGTAGCCGTTCCCTGCTGCCGTGGCTGTTGCTTGGCAGACTTGTGCCGCAGACTCCAGCTCATGGAGGGGCTATCAGAGCGAACCTCATTAGCCCGAGTCAACATGCAGGCTCGCTGTCCACTCGTCAACCATCTCCATGGCATAATTTAGGGTGATCAGCGAGGGATGGAGGAGCGCGACACTATTCTCCTCTAAAACCAATCACACAGCTGAGTAAAGACCATCACTTtacagttgccatggcaacgttCAGTACCCCCCTCATGCCAAAACACATTGCAGactttctaaaaataaaatatgttgtCTTTTCTCACAGACTCCTCTCCAGATGACAGCCTTTAGAGCAATCCTTATACAAGGTCGGCCTGTAGAAATAGCTGTCTAATGAGCTGCCACAATGGAAATAAACTGTATTTCAGTCAGCTCATTCAATTTTGCTGCCATTTAACTACCGCCGGATGACCCGAGACTCCAGGAGACTCCAGAAAGGCCGGCGGCTGTGTTTCAGTGTGGTTCTGGACAAAGAGCATGGAGCCAACATAAACACGGCAGACTTTGAGGATACTGTCGGAAGGGCAGGCTGGCAGATTAAGGCCACGTCAGCCACTGCTCCAGCCACAGAACAGACAGCCAACTCACGGATGTGACTTTTACAATGATACACATAAATGGCGCATTTGAGTAAAATGGTTTCCGAGTATTCTGATCGCTCATTGgagcctccatcttctccagctgcagacatCCGGGAGGATTTAATCCTTTCTTTGAAATTGAATCAATCTATTCTGTgctcaatcttttttttctcttaaaattATGCTTGACAAATAAGCAGTCTTGCTGCGATGTTGTGCAACTGCATGAGTACGTGGGCCGATGTGCCAGAAGTCGCCCTCATCTCTGGAGCCAAGAGCGATGAGCCATTAAGTGCTCAGATCTTACATAACGCAAGCGCACGGGCTGTCAGCGGGAAGAAAAGCCAACACCGTGCGATTGATTTGTTGTAACCAACGATCTGAGAGCGAGAGGAAGCACAATGACCTCATTTAGCAGCCAAACATCCAGTATAAGATAACTTTATTTCATCTCAAGTGAGCAAACAACACAGTTTCTCCGACAGGGCAGAGACAGAGGGCGTGATCGTACTATACAACGAGAATGTGCATTTTTGGTTGAAGGATAACTAAGTGAAGTCTTGGCTGTGTGCTAGCAGCGGAAAATGATGAGGTAGACAGTGACATACCCAATATGTACAGAGCTGCATGTTGACACACCATTTTTCAGGTGTgcctgatttttaaaaaaaacagaaccaaaaaaaaactccaaagGATCCGAACCCGCAACTGGCTGTGTACCATTAGAAgaaacaccacaaacacaccaccTGCACAGCTAATAAACATCACACCTGTGGGCTCATACAGAGTAAACACCAGGATAAAAGAGATCCATAAAAACTTGATTTAAACATCATTTCAGC
Above is a genomic segment from Takifugu rubripes chromosome 2, fTakRub1.2, whole genome shotgun sequence containing:
- the tmem63c gene encoding calcium permeable stress-gated cation channel 1 isoform X3; this translates as MAHSDQFVMTAPPVEEREPDLFGFLDSVGEENSTAERCYHSHSRSSVLQGLPFGGVPTVLIINVVLWMFLLLIFSCLRKAAWDYGRLALLMENDSLTSLFYGEPSEKEKSPSESSPSDSEMKDMGFCSWLSSLYHMKDEEIRSKCGIDAVTYLSFQRHVILLMTVFCLLSLTVILPVNFSGKLQGDSPENFGRTTLANVSAEDNFLWLHSIFAMVYFIITLLCMAHHSARLEYREDERVARTLMITSIPREISDPGLITKHFHEAYPSCTVTDIRFGFDVHKLMRLDSERRKAMKGRLYFATKAQKDGKILIKTHPCAQIFCCDICGFEKVDAEQYYSELEEKWTDEFNAEKNRVSMKRLGVAFVTFRDERMTAVIVKDYTCVSCRRRAQQSSVTTVVQSHKWGVSYAPAPSDIIWENLSVCGSRWWLRCVLLNILLFLLLFFLTTPAIIVNTMDKFNVTRPVESLRSPVITQFLPTLLLWAMSVLLPFIVYYSAFFESHWTRSGENQVTMHKCFLLLIFMVIILPSLGLTSLDLFFTWLFDINFLDEKDVKFQCVFLPDNGAFFVNYVITSSLIGTSMELLRIPALSVYTLRLCFAKSQAERIHIKRSQAYEFQFGLEYAWTMCIFAVSVTYSITCPIITPFGLLYVILKHMVDRYNMYYAYVPTKLSQRIHRAAISQVMVAPVLCMFWLLFFSVLRLGLLHPITLFNSVSLLASIALSLVGLCLRKQPHKSMSYQMSGQPAEGTFTDADRSTTPSTTPSNLFVASVLLEPELALTPMPSPAHHGYGAMARSRSSSHGRVEDIECEDEHSQTHETELQEPMDPECSSPLMDSPVKYQ